One Carassius auratus strain Wakin unplaced genomic scaffold, ASM336829v1 scaf_tig00032659, whole genome shotgun sequence DNA segment encodes these proteins:
- the LOC113080953 gene encoding pre-mRNA-splicing factor syf2, with translation MASSAEVVNEEETTESPAALKREERLRKFRELHFKRNEARKLNHQEVVEEDKRLKLPSNWEAKKARLEYELIVDQKKKECAERGEDYNRVKLLEISAEDAERWERKKKKKNPDPGFSGYAEAQLRQYQRLTKQIKPDMDNYEKQREECGEDFHPTSNSLIHGTHVPSKDSVDRMVDDVEKQIEKRSKYSRRRAYNDDADIDYINERNAKFNKKAERFYGKYTAEIKQNLERGTAV, from the exons ATGGCGTCTAGCGCAGAG GTTGTGAATGAAGAGGAAACCACGGAGAGTCCAGCAGCCTTGAAGAGAGAAGAGAGACTCAGGAAGTTCAGAGAACTTCACTTCAAGAGG AATGAAGCCCGGAAGCTGAATCATcaggaggtggtggaggaggacAAGAGACTGAAGCTGCCGTCAAACTGGGAGGCCAAGAAAGCCCGACTGGAGTACGAACTCATCGTGGACCAGAAGAAGAAG gAATGTGCAGAGCGTGGCGAAGACTACAACCGCGTGAAGCTCCTGGAGATCAGCGCTGAAGATGCAGAGAGATgggagaggaagaaaaagaagaaaaacccaGATCCTGGATTCTCCG gctaCGCTGAGGCCCAACTGAGACAGTACCAGAGACTGACAAAGCAGATCAAGCCGGATATGGACAATtatgagaaacagagagaggagTG TGGAGAAGATTTCCACCCCACCTCCAACAGTCTGATTCACGGCACTCACGTCCCGTCTAAAGACAGCGTTGACCGCATGGTGGACGACGTGGAGAAACA gaTTGAAAAGCGCTCCAAATACAGTCGCCGCAGGGCCTACAACGACGATGCTGACATCGATTATATCAACGAGAGAAATGCTAAATTCAACAAGAAGGCTGAGCGTTTCTATGGCAAATACACCGCGGAGATCAAACAGAACCTGGAGAGAGGAACAGCCGTGTAA